The Sporosarcina ureae genome includes a region encoding these proteins:
- a CDS encoding YtpI family protein codes for MEMVNFLLVFGIVASGVFYFVFKTRQFRTSHMFPIRKKMYASLAGTALGALLIFFGINQLLIFDGALTYIVSAIFILFGGYVAIFNFNAQKHYKQFVAEERELNKADVN; via the coding sequence ATGGAAATGGTTAACTTTCTTTTGGTTTTTGGTATCGTCGCTTCCGGCGTATTCTATTTTGTTTTCAAAACACGACAATTTCGCACAAGCCATATGTTTCCCATTCGTAAAAAGATGTATGCAAGTTTGGCAGGCACAGCACTTGGCGCTCTATTGATTTTCTTCGGAATCAATCAACTGCTCATCTTTGATGGCGCGTTAACATATATCGTGTCAGCTATATTTATTTTATTTGGCGGATACGTTGCCATATTTAACTTTAACGCGCAGAAACATTATAAGCAGTTTGTCGCTGAGGAACGTGAACTAAACAAAGCTGATGTCAATTGA
- a CDS encoding DRTGG domain-containing protein — protein sequence MSTKHEQILRYIESLAVGEKISVRQVAKALEVSDGTAYRAIKEAENQKLVNTIERVGTIRIEKKKKENIERLTFAEVINIVDGVVLGGRDGLHKTLTKFVVGAMQLEDMIRYIDAGSLLIVGNRLKAHEIAIKAGAAVLVTGGFDATDEVKRLADEMNLPVISTSYDTFTVATMLNRAIYDQLIEKEILLVEDILTPLARAVTLSPEDSVDQFYEVNHQTSHSAYPVVKSDGTLVGIITSRDVVSNPDVHTVGKVMTPGPITVNGKMSVASAGHSMIWEGIDLMPVVNEAGILEGIISRQDVLKALQMTQRQPQQGETIDDIVKNQMKAITNSPEKIEFSVVPQMTNQFGSLSYGAMLTILTEAGSRMIKLQKRGESMPENVTIYFIKQVQLGASVTVESKIIHMSRRSIKLEIQLTSNDDMVAKAMGTFQLFEK from the coding sequence ATGTCAACTAAACACGAGCAGATTTTGCGCTATATCGAAAGCTTGGCCGTAGGAGAAAAGATCTCTGTCCGCCAAGTTGCGAAAGCATTAGAAGTCAGTGACGGAACTGCTTACCGCGCAATAAAAGAAGCGGAAAATCAAAAATTGGTGAATACTATTGAACGTGTAGGTACAATTCGAATCGAAAAAAAGAAAAAAGAAAATATTGAGCGATTGACATTCGCAGAAGTCATTAACATTGTAGACGGTGTCGTGCTAGGTGGTCGTGATGGCTTACATAAAACATTAACGAAATTTGTAGTCGGGGCCATGCAACTGGAGGATATGATCCGGTATATCGATGCGGGCAGTCTGTTAATCGTAGGAAATCGTTTAAAAGCACATGAAATTGCGATTAAAGCGGGGGCTGCTGTCCTCGTGACGGGTGGCTTCGATGCAACCGATGAAGTGAAGCGGCTGGCAGACGAGATGAACTTGCCTGTTATTTCAACGAGTTATGATACGTTCACAGTGGCAACTATGTTGAACCGAGCGATTTATGATCAGTTGATTGAAAAAGAGATTCTATTAGTAGAGGATATTTTGACGCCATTGGCAAGAGCAGTGACATTATCTCCTGAAGACTCCGTCGATCAATTTTACGAAGTGAATCACCAAACATCTCACTCAGCCTATCCTGTGGTGAAATCTGACGGCACGTTAGTAGGGATTATCACATCCCGCGATGTTGTCAGCAATCCAGACGTACACACTGTCGGGAAAGTCATGACGCCTGGACCGATCACGGTAAACGGAAAAATGAGTGTGGCATCAGCAGGGCACAGCATGATTTGGGAAGGTATTGATTTAATGCCTGTCGTGAATGAAGCTGGAATTCTTGAAGGGATCATCAGTCGCCAAGATGTCCTAAAAGCATTGCAAATGACGCAACGTCAACCGCAACAAGGAGAAACCATTGATGACATCGTCAAGAACCAAATGAAAGCTATTACAAATTCACCTGAAAAAATCGAATTCTCCGTTGTCCCACAAATGACCAATCAATTCGGTTCATTGTCTTACGGAGCCATGCTAACGATTCTGACAGAAGCAGGAAGTCGTATGATCAAGCTTCAAAAACGAGGCGAAAGTATGCCAGAGAACGTGACGATTTATTTCATCAAACAAGTGCAGCTTGGCGCGTCAGTCACAGTAGAATCAAAGATCATTCACATGAGTCGCCGATCCATCAAGCTGGAAATCCAATTGACATCAAACGACGATATGGTAGCGAAAGCCATGGGAACATTCCAACTTTTTGAGAAATAA
- a CDS encoding metal-dependent hydrolase: protein MKISYHGHSIVKIETNGKTILIDPFITGNKLTDLKAEEEKPDVILLTHGHNDHVGDTMEIAKREDILVVAPNELAVYLGFQGLNTHGMNIGGAKEFDFGTVKYTQAFHSSSYTTEDNEIIYTGMPAGLLLTIEDQVIYHAGDTSLFSDMKLYGEEGIDVAFLPIGDNFTMGPKDAAKAVELLKPKLTVPIHFNTFPPIELDPEDFRSLVKNHEVKIMEPGESIDL, encoded by the coding sequence GTGAAGATTTCATACCATGGTCATTCGATCGTGAAAATTGAGACGAATGGAAAGACGATTTTAATCGATCCTTTCATTACAGGTAATAAATTAACGGATCTAAAAGCGGAAGAGGAAAAGCCAGACGTGATATTGCTGACACATGGACATAATGACCATGTAGGCGATACAATGGAAATTGCGAAAAGAGAAGATATTCTAGTCGTAGCCCCTAATGAATTGGCTGTATACCTTGGATTCCAAGGCTTGAATACACATGGAATGAACATTGGCGGAGCCAAAGAATTTGATTTCGGTACCGTAAAATATACACAAGCATTCCATAGTTCTTCTTATACAACGGAAGATAATGAAATCATTTACACCGGTATGCCCGCGGGTTTACTATTGACTATCGAAGATCAAGTAATTTATCACGCAGGAGATACTTCGCTATTTAGTGATATGAAACTATATGGGGAAGAAGGTATTGATGTAGCGTTCTTGCCGATTGGCGATAATTTCACGATGGGTCCTAAAGATGCCGCAAAAGCAGTCGAATTGTTGAAACCAAAGCTCACCGTTCCTATCCACTTCAATACATTCCCACCAATCGAATTGGATCCTGAAGACTTCAGGTCACTTGTGAAAAATCATGAAGTGAAAATAATGGAACCAGGGGAATCGATTGACTTGTAA
- a CDS encoding M24 family metallopeptidase: MTNIQKVQDFLEKHDVDAALITNPDNVFYLTNFRSDPHERLLGVVIFKEADPFVICPAMEVPDVKAIGWKFDVIGYKDTDNAFEFLDQAITERISTFSLLAIEKEHVTVDRFEILQERFPALQFAKLDNELAKNRLIKNETELQHLRKAAELADYAIEVGCNEIAEGKTELEIVQAVEQAVKRKGAEKMSFDTIIVSGTKTASPHGIPGEKKIEKGDFILFDLGVVYKGYCSDITRTIAFGEPTEEKRKIYETVKKAQQAAIDVVRPGTLALEVDHTARSIIEEAGYGELFPHRIGHGLGISVHEFPSLTGTNDMPLQEGMVFTIEPGIYDPTVTGVRIEDDLYVTKDGVEVLTKFPKELKVIGD; the protein is encoded by the coding sequence TTGACGAACATTCAAAAAGTACAAGATTTCTTAGAGAAACATGACGTAGATGCAGCACTCATAACAAATCCGGATAATGTGTTTTATCTGACTAATTTTCGTAGCGATCCCCATGAGCGGCTATTAGGTGTAGTTATTTTCAAAGAAGCGGATCCATTTGTGATTTGTCCTGCTATGGAAGTGCCAGATGTGAAAGCAATCGGTTGGAAATTTGACGTAATTGGATATAAAGATACAGATAATGCATTCGAGTTTTTAGATCAAGCCATCACGGAACGGATCTCTACATTCTCATTACTCGCAATCGAAAAAGAACATGTAACTGTGGATCGATTCGAAATTTTGCAAGAGCGTTTCCCTGCCTTACAATTCGCCAAGCTGGATAATGAACTAGCTAAAAATCGTCTGATCAAAAATGAGACAGAACTCCAGCACTTACGCAAAGCAGCTGAATTGGCTGATTATGCAATCGAAGTAGGTTGCAATGAAATCGCTGAAGGTAAAACGGAGTTGGAAATAGTCCAAGCTGTAGAACAAGCTGTGAAACGAAAAGGCGCAGAGAAAATGTCGTTTGATACTATTATCGTTTCGGGTACAAAGACCGCCTCACCTCATGGTATACCAGGGGAGAAAAAAATCGAAAAAGGGGATTTCATCTTATTTGATCTGGGCGTCGTGTATAAAGGATATTGCTCAGACATCACGCGAACGATTGCGTTTGGTGAGCCGACAGAAGAAAAGCGTAAAATTTATGAGACCGTCAAAAAGGCACAGCAAGCAGCAATCGACGTAGTACGCCCTGGCACATTAGCTCTGGAGGTAGATCATACCGCACGGTCGATTATTGAAGAAGCAGGATATGGCGAGTTATTCCCGCATCGTATTGGGCACGGTCTTGGTATTTCCGTTCATGAGTTCCCTTCTTTGACAGGAACAAATGATATGCCGCTTCAAGAAGGCATGGTGTTCACAATCGAGCCAGGTATTTATGATCCGACTGTAACAGGAGTGCGTATTGAAGATGATTTGTATGTAACGAAAGATGGCGTCGAGGTATTGACGAAGTTCCCTAAAGAGTTGAAGGTTATTGGAGATTAA
- the ald gene encoding alanine dehydrogenase translates to MRIGVPKEIKNNENRVAIAPASVLTLLTAGHEVLIEKGAGIGSSFQDEEYKAAGAIIVDSAAEVWEADMVLKVKEPAESEYQYFREGLILFAYLHLAPELKLTQALLDKKVTAIAYETVQLPSGGLPLLAPMSEVAGRMATQIGAQYLEKTKGGKGILLAGVPGVSRGKITIIGGGQAGTNAARVAIGIGAHVTILDLSVERVRQLDEIFGEHIQTLVSNPFNIAKAVKDADLVIGCVLIPGAKAPTLVTEEMVKSMSPGSVVIDIAIDQGGIFETSDRVTTHDDPTYTKHGVIHYAVANMPGAVPQTSTMALTNVTIPYALQIANKGVKKACTDNEVLRKGINTLAGHITYKAVAEAQELTHVDVEQVLETI, encoded by the coding sequence ATGCGTATAGGTGTTCCAAAAGAGATTAAAAATAATGAAAACCGAGTGGCAATAGCCCCTGCAAGTGTTCTAACTCTACTAACAGCTGGTCATGAAGTATTAATTGAAAAAGGTGCTGGAATCGGTTCGAGCTTTCAAGATGAAGAATATAAAGCAGCAGGTGCGATCATCGTGGACTCGGCCGCTGAAGTATGGGAAGCGGATATGGTCTTGAAAGTTAAAGAACCTGCAGAATCAGAATATCAGTATTTCCGTGAAGGATTAATCTTATTTGCGTATCTTCACTTAGCACCAGAATTGAAATTAACACAAGCATTACTCGACAAAAAAGTAACAGCAATTGCGTATGAAACGGTTCAATTACCTAGTGGTGGATTACCTCTGCTAGCACCAATGAGTGAAGTGGCAGGCCGTATGGCAACGCAAATCGGTGCACAGTACTTAGAAAAGACGAAAGGCGGCAAAGGGATTTTGCTCGCTGGGGTACCAGGTGTGTCACGTGGGAAAATCACAATTATTGGTGGCGGACAAGCCGGTACAAATGCTGCGCGTGTGGCAATCGGAATCGGCGCACATGTAACGATTTTAGATCTATCAGTAGAGCGTGTACGTCAGCTTGACGAGATCTTCGGAGAGCATATTCAAACATTGGTATCCAATCCATTTAATATTGCTAAAGCAGTGAAAGATGCGGACTTGGTGATCGGTTGCGTTCTAATTCCAGGTGCAAAAGCGCCAACTCTCGTAACAGAAGAAATGGTGAAGTCTATGAGCCCTGGCTCTGTAGTCATTGACATCGCAATTGACCAAGGCGGAATTTTCGAAACGTCTGACCGCGTCACTACACACGATGATCCAACTTACACCAAACATGGTGTCATTCACTACGCAGTAGCGAACATGCCGGGTGCAGTTCCACAAACATCCACAATGGCACTGACAAACGTGACGATTCCATACGCTCTTCAAATCGCGAACAAAGGCGTGAAAAAAGCATGTACAGACAACGAAGTACTACGCAAAGGTATCAACACACTAGCTGGACATATTACGTACAAAGCAGTAGCAGAAGCACAGGAACTAACTCATGTTGACGTGGAACAGGTACTAGAGACGATTTAA
- a CDS encoding universal stress protein yields the protein MALTYKDIIVAVDGSDEAKWAFKKAIAIADRNDATLHLINIIDTRSYAAVEAYDRSIAERAQKYAEELLTDYRNEAVAAGVANVEIHVEYGSPKTLIPRDIAKKLQADLIICGATGLNRVERFLIGSVSENIVRSAKCDVLVVRTPEHLQG from the coding sequence ATGGCACTTACTTACAAAGATATTATCGTAGCCGTAGATGGTTCAGATGAGGCAAAATGGGCATTCAAAAAAGCAATCGCAATTGCCGATCGTAACGATGCAACTCTTCACTTGATTAATATTATTGATACGCGTTCTTACGCAGCTGTTGAAGCGTACGATCGTTCAATTGCAGAGCGCGCACAGAAATACGCTGAAGAATTGTTAACTGACTACCGCAATGAGGCGGTTGCAGCAGGCGTAGCAAATGTTGAGATTCACGTAGAATATGGCTCTCCTAAGACGTTGATTCCACGTGACATCGCGAAGAAACTTCAAGCAGATTTAATTATTTGTGGTGCTACAGGTCTAAACCGTGTAGAACGTTTTTTAATCGGAAGTGTTTCCGAGAATATCGTTCGTTCTGCGAAGTGTGATGTACTGGTTGTACGTACACCGGAACATCTACAAGGCTAA